One genomic window of Microbacterium sp. BH-3-3-3 includes the following:
- the rplT gene encoding 50S ribosomal protein L20 translates to MARVKRAVNAHKKRRVILERASGYRGQRSRLYRKAKEQVTHSLVYAYRDRRKRKGDFRRLWIQRINAASRQNGMTYNRFIQGLGLAGVQVDRRMLAELAVNEPAVFASLVATAKAALPSDVNAAKTA, encoded by the coding sequence ATGGCTAGAGTCAAGCGGGCAGTAAACGCCCACAAGAAGCGTCGCGTCATCCTCGAGCGCGCGTCCGGTTACCGCGGTCAGCGTTCGCGCCTGTACCGCAAGGCCAAGGAGCAGGTCACCCACTCCCTCGTCTACGCGTACCGTGACCGTCGCAAGCGCAAGGGCGACTTCCGTCGTCTGTGGATCCAGCGCATCAACGCGGCGTCCCGCCAGAACGGCATGACGTACAACCGCTTCATCCAGGGCCTCGGCCTCGCGGGTGTGCAGGTCGACCGTCGTATGCTCGCCGAGCTCGCCGTGAACGAGCCGGCCGTGTTCGCCTCGCTCGTCGCGACCGCGAAGGCGGCGCTGCCCAGCGACGTCAACGCCGCGAAGACCGCGTAA
- a CDS encoding amino acid ABC transporter permease — protein MGVITDNLDVWSEALGGTLLLFFAGGALALVLGLIVGAMRVSPVPIARGVGTFYVSAIRNTPLTLVFFAFVFALPPLLGLRLTGDVSLTLGICALGIYTATYVAEAIRSGVNTVPVGQAEAARALGLGFGQVMTLVVLPQAFRSVIPPMMSVFIALLKNTTVAAGFSIVNLGSVRNYLSERGENAFVVILWVMVIFVALVLLLSWLQRTLENRWRVAR, from the coding sequence ATGGGCGTCATCACCGACAACCTCGACGTGTGGAGCGAGGCGCTCGGCGGAACCCTTCTGCTGTTCTTCGCGGGCGGAGCGCTGGCCCTCGTGCTCGGCCTCATCGTGGGCGCCATGCGCGTCTCGCCCGTGCCGATCGCCCGCGGTGTCGGCACGTTCTATGTGAGCGCGATCCGCAACACCCCCCTCACGCTCGTCTTCTTCGCGTTCGTGTTCGCGCTGCCCCCGCTCCTGGGGCTGCGTCTGACGGGCGACGTCTCGCTGACGCTCGGGATCTGCGCCCTCGGTATCTACACGGCGACGTACGTCGCCGAGGCGATCCGGTCGGGCGTGAACACCGTCCCCGTCGGTCAGGCCGAGGCCGCTCGAGCGCTCGGCCTGGGCTTCGGCCAGGTCATGACGCTCGTCGTGCTGCCGCAGGCGTTCCGTTCCGTGATCCCCCCGATGATGAGTGTGTTCATCGCGCTGCTCAAGAACACGACCGTCGCCGCGGGCTTCTCGATCGTGAACCTGGGTTCGGTTCGCAACTACCTCAGTGAGCGCGGAGAGAACGCGTTCGTCGTCATCCTGTGGGTGATGGTCATCTTCGTCGCGCTCGTCCTGCTGCTGTCGTGGCTGCAGCGAACGCTCGAGAACCGATGGAGGGTCGCACGATGA
- a CDS encoding amino acid ABC transporter permease, whose protein sequence is MSSVLYDVPGPKAVARNRVLGVVTILVVLGIIGFFVWRLADTGQFTAQKWSAFTYTNVWAQIGEATMRTIAAFVVAAVGALALGFVLAIGRLSDHKWVRWPFTAVIEVFRAIPVLVFMFLLYYGFPVLGIRMEPYWAVVIALICYNGSVLAEVIRAGVESLPSGQAEAGYAVGLRKAGVMRLVLLPQAIRAMMPVIIAQLVVTLKDTALGFIITYPELLFYAKYIGAQPSVGSPIIPATIIVGAIYIALCLLLSYVATLVEKRLRRSPRVGQVAAPVQPPQQGGTDTALIVAQRGGPAI, encoded by the coding sequence ATGAGCAGCGTCCTGTACGACGTCCCCGGTCCCAAGGCCGTCGCCCGCAACCGCGTCCTCGGTGTCGTCACGATCCTGGTCGTGCTCGGCATCATCGGATTCTTCGTCTGGCGTCTCGCCGACACCGGTCAGTTCACCGCCCAGAAGTGGTCGGCGTTCACCTACACGAACGTGTGGGCGCAGATCGGCGAGGCCACGATGCGTACCATCGCCGCCTTCGTCGTGGCCGCCGTCGGTGCGCTGGCCCTGGGCTTCGTGCTCGCGATCGGTCGCCTGTCCGATCACAAGTGGGTGCGCTGGCCGTTCACCGCCGTGATCGAGGTCTTCCGCGCGATCCCGGTGCTCGTGTTCATGTTCCTGCTCTACTACGGCTTCCCCGTCCTCGGCATCCGCATGGAGCCGTACTGGGCCGTCGTCATCGCCCTCATCTGCTACAACGGCTCGGTGCTCGCCGAGGTCATCCGCGCGGGTGTGGAGTCGCTGCCCAGCGGGCAGGCCGAGGCGGGCTACGCCGTGGGCCTGCGCAAGGCCGGGGTCATGCGCCTCGTGCTGCTGCCGCAGGCGATCCGCGCGATGATGCCCGTCATCATCGCCCAGCTCGTCGTGACCCTGAAGGACACGGCTCTCGGCTTCATCATCACGTACCCCGAGCTGCTGTTCTACGCGAAGTACATCGGTGCGCAGCCGAGCGTGGGCTCGCCCATCATCCCGGCGACGATCATCGTCGGCGCGATCTACATCGCCCTCTGCCTGCTGCTGTCTTACGTGGCGACCCTGGTCGAGAAGCGTCTGCGCCGGTCGCCGCGCGTCGGCCAGGTGGCCGCCCCCGTGCAGCCCCCGCAGCAGGGCGGCACCGACACGGCGCTCATCGTCGCCCAGCGCGGCGGTCCGGCGATCTGA
- the priA gene encoding bifunctional 1-(5-phosphoribosyl)-5-((5-phosphoribosylamino)methylideneamino)imidazole-4-carboxamide isomerase/phosphoribosylanthranilate isomerase PriA, with protein sequence MNDFASTPELVLLPAVDVADGKAVRLTQGEAGTETSYGDPVDAAADFARQGAQWIHLVDLDAAFGRGNNAAVMRKVIKQVKGVQVELSGGIRDDRSLEAALESGASRINLGTAALENPEWAADVINRYGEAIAVGLDVRGTTLAARGWTRDGGDLWTVLDRLEDAGCSRYVVTDVTKDGTLRGPNIELLREMTQRTPKPIVASGGVSSLDDIAALRDLVPLGVEGAIVGKALYAGQFTLAEALDVAGH encoded by the coding sequence ATGAACGATTTCGCGTCGACGCCCGAACTTGTCCTGCTTCCCGCGGTCGATGTGGCCGACGGCAAAGCCGTCCGCCTGACCCAGGGTGAGGCCGGCACCGAGACCAGCTACGGCGACCCCGTCGACGCCGCCGCGGACTTCGCACGCCAGGGCGCTCAGTGGATCCACCTCGTCGACCTCGACGCCGCCTTCGGTCGCGGCAACAACGCCGCGGTGATGCGCAAGGTCATCAAGCAGGTCAAGGGCGTGCAGGTCGAGCTGTCGGGCGGCATCCGCGACGACCGCTCCCTCGAGGCCGCCCTCGAGAGCGGCGCGAGCCGCATCAACCTCGGCACGGCCGCACTCGAGAACCCCGAGTGGGCCGCCGATGTCATCAACCGTTACGGCGAGGCGATCGCCGTCGGCCTCGACGTGCGCGGCACCACGCTCGCCGCGCGCGGCTGGACCCGCGACGGCGGCGACCTGTGGACCGTCCTCGACCGGCTCGAAGACGCCGGCTGCAGCCGCTACGTCGTCACCGACGTCACCAAAGACGGCACGCTCCGCGGCCCGAACATCGAACTGCTGCGCGAGATGACGCAGCGCACCCCGAAGCCGATCGTGGCGTCGGGCGGGGTGTCGAGCCTCGACGACATCGCGGCGCTGCGCGACCTGGTGCCGCTCGGCGTCGAAGGCGCGATCGTGGGCAAGGCACTGTACGCGGGGCAGTTCACCCTCGCTGAGGCACTGGATGTCGCCGGACACTGA
- a CDS encoding amino acid ABC transporter ATP-binding protein, with amino-acid sequence MASVPPKTEPLVVVSDVQKHYGQFQALKDIDLTVDRGEVVVVIGPSGSGKSTLCRTINRLETITSGTITIDGKELPKEGKGLAELRADVGMVFQSFNLFAHLTILENVTLGPLKVRKMKKADAEKEARALLERVGVGHQADKLPAQLSGGQQQRVAIARALAMKPKVMLFDEPTSALDPEMINEVLDVMVGLAKDGMTMIVVTHEMGFARKAANRVVFMADGQIVEQATPEQFFTKPESDRAKDFLSKLITH; translated from the coding sequence ATGGCATCCGTTCCCCCGAAGACCGAGCCCCTGGTCGTCGTCAGCGACGTCCAGAAGCACTATGGACAGTTCCAGGCTCTGAAAGACATCGACCTCACCGTCGACCGCGGCGAGGTCGTCGTCGTCATCGGACCCTCGGGTTCGGGCAAGTCGACGCTGTGCCGCACCATCAATCGCCTCGAGACCATCACGAGCGGGACGATCACCATCGACGGCAAGGAGCTTCCCAAAGAGGGGAAGGGCCTGGCCGAACTGCGCGCCGACGTCGGCATGGTGTTCCAGTCGTTCAACCTGTTCGCCCATCTCACGATCCTCGAGAACGTCACGCTCGGCCCCCTCAAGGTCCGCAAGATGAAGAAGGCGGATGCCGAGAAAGAGGCGCGCGCGCTCCTCGAACGCGTGGGCGTCGGTCACCAGGCCGACAAGCTCCCCGCCCAGCTCTCGGGCGGTCAGCAGCAGCGCGTCGCGATCGCCCGTGCTCTGGCCATGAAGCCCAAGGTGATGCTCTTCGACGAGCCCACCTCGGCGCTCGACCCAGAGATGATCAACGAGGTGCTCGACGTGATGGTCGGTCTCGCCAAAGACGGCATGACGATGATCGTCGTGACGCACGAGATGGGCTTCGCGCGCAAGGCCGCGAACCGCGTGGTGTTCATGGCCGACGGGCAGATCGTCGAGCAGGCGACGCCCGAGCAGTTCTTCACGAAGCCCGAATCCGATCGGGCGAAGGACTTCCTGTCGAAGCTCATCACCCACTGA
- the rpmI gene encoding 50S ribosomal protein L35 yields MPKQKTHSGAKKRFKLTGSGKLMKQQAGMRHNLEGKASKRTRRLNQEQVLAKGDAKVAKKLLGL; encoded by the coding sequence ATGCCGAAGCAGAAGACCCACTCCGGTGCCAAGAAGCGTTTCAAGTTGACCGGCAGCGGCAAGCTCATGAAGCAGCAGGCCGGCATGCGGCACAACCTCGAGGGCAAGGCGTCCAAGCGCACCCGTCGCCTGAACCAGGAGCAGGTCCTGGCCAAGGGTGACGCCAAGGTCGCCAAGAAGCTCCTCGGCCTCTGA
- a CDS encoding SseB family protein: protein MSPDTDGPHGHGAHGHDQRAHAPHTDALHSDAANADSAGVPWEGRSFQSNPHSGDDGSADPALLAALLAFRAGEGDARAVVDAYREARLLIPLVAEKGDHGIGAHGLEVDKTQELSIVTVAAPDGRKVLPVFTSVTALQTWDALARPVPADGRRTALAAASEDTELIVVDPGSETEFVIRRPAVWAIAQGEAWEPAHTSPTIFTGLQESISGELAVLDLAVEAGDPTGRLRGPELVVHLQLMSGLAQEELDAVLARVARRWAADDRIAVLVDSLTVKLHRSTEA from the coding sequence ATGTCGCCGGACACTGACGGTCCGCACGGCCACGGCGCGCACGGGCACGACCAGCGTGCGCACGCTCCGCACACGGACGCCCTCCATTCGGACGCCGCCAACGCGGATTCCGCCGGCGTGCCGTGGGAGGGACGCAGCTTCCAATCCAACCCGCACTCGGGTGACGACGGTTCTGCCGACCCCGCCCTGCTCGCAGCTCTTCTGGCGTTCCGCGCCGGTGAGGGCGACGCGCGTGCGGTGGTCGACGCCTACCGCGAGGCGCGCCTGCTGATCCCGCTCGTCGCCGAGAAGGGCGACCACGGCATCGGCGCGCACGGCCTCGAGGTCGACAAGACGCAGGAGCTGTCGATCGTGACGGTCGCCGCTCCCGACGGCCGCAAGGTCCTGCCGGTGTTCACGTCGGTGACGGCGCTGCAGACCTGGGACGCCCTGGCCCGACCGGTTCCCGCCGACGGGCGTCGCACGGCCCTGGCCGCAGCCTCCGAGGACACCGAGCTCATCGTCGTCGATCCGGGTTCGGAGACGGAGTTCGTCATCCGCCGCCCCGCCGTCTGGGCGATCGCACAGGGCGAGGCGTGGGAGCCCGCGCACACGTCGCCCACGATCTTCACCGGCCTGCAGGAGAGCATCTCGGGCGAGCTGGCCGTGCTCGATCTGGCCGTCGAAGCGGGAGACCCGACCGGACGCCTCCGCGGTCCCGAGCTGGTGGTGCATCTGCAGCTGATGTCGGGTCTCGCGCAGGAGGAATTGGATGCCGTGCTCGCCCGCGTCGCCCGCCGCTGGGCCGCCGACGACCGCATCGCCGTGCTCGTCGACTCCCTGACGGTCAAGCTGCACCGCAGCACCGAGGCCTGA
- the hisB gene encoding imidazoleglycerol-phosphate dehydratase HisB, whose protein sequence is MTGPATPRTASITRETSESRIELELDLDGRGVSDIQTTVPFFDHMLTAFAKHSLTDLRVRATGDTHIDAHHTVEDTAIVLGQAIRQALGDKSGIARYGDALVPLDEALAQAVVDISGRPYLVHTGEPVGFEHHLIGGHFTGSLVRHTFEAISIHAGLTVHVRVLGGRDPHHIAEAEYKALARAFRQAKALDPLVDGIPSTKGAL, encoded by the coding sequence ATGACCGGCCCCGCCACGCCCCGTACCGCCTCGATCACGCGCGAGACGAGCGAGTCGCGTATCGAACTCGAACTCGACCTCGACGGTCGCGGGGTCAGCGACATCCAGACCACGGTGCCGTTCTTCGACCACATGCTCACGGCCTTCGCCAAGCACTCGCTGACCGATCTGCGGGTGCGCGCGACGGGCGACACCCACATCGACGCCCACCACACGGTCGAGGACACCGCGATCGTGCTCGGTCAGGCGATTCGTCAGGCCCTGGGCGACAAGTCGGGGATCGCCCGCTACGGCGACGCGCTCGTTCCCCTCGACGAGGCGCTGGCGCAGGCGGTCGTCGACATCAGCGGTCGCCCGTACCTCGTGCACACCGGTGAGCCCGTGGGCTTCGAGCACCACCTCATCGGCGGCCACTTCACCGGTTCGCTCGTGCGTCACACGTTCGAGGCCATCTCGATCCACGCCGGCCTCACGGTGCACGTGCGCGTTCTGGGTGGGCGCGACCCGCACCACATCGCCGAGGCCGAGTACAAGGCGCTCGCGCGCGCCTTCCGTCAGGCCAAGGCCCTCGACCCGCTGGTCGACGGCATCCCCAGCACCAAGGGTGCGTTGTGA
- a CDS encoding DUF1844 domain-containing protein — protein sequence MDTIPPDQPADDSAAHRHGAEDERLARWEEQERASASATRDIADVPAVEVITTAAVHLMSAAAVKTGLADNPAQQLDLDEARKLINSLAGLITAGAPEISDMHARSLRDGLRSLQLAFREASVIPDPIGKGPGEKWTGPVT from the coding sequence GTGGACACGATCCCCCCCGACCAGCCCGCCGACGACAGCGCCGCACACCGCCACGGAGCCGAAGACGAGCGCCTCGCCCGCTGGGAAGAGCAGGAGCGCGCCTCCGCCTCCGCCACCCGCGACATCGCCGACGTCCCCGCCGTCGAAGTCATCACCACCGCCGCCGTGCACCTCATGAGCGCCGCCGCGGTGAAGACCGGCCTGGCCGACAACCCCGCGCAGCAGCTCGACCTCGACGAGGCCCGCAAGCTCATCAACTCCCTCGCCGGCCTCATCACCGCCGGAGCCCCCGAGATCAGCGACATGCACGCCCGCTCCCTGCGCGACGGCCTCCGCTCCCTGCAGCTCGCTTTCCGCGAGGCGTCGGTGATCCCCGACCCCATCGGTAAGGGGCCGGGCGAGAAGTGGACGGGGCCCGTCACGTAG
- the infC gene encoding translation initiation factor IF-3 produces the protein MSDPRTNERIRVPEVRLVGPNGEQVGIVRIEAALRLAQEADLDLVEVAPSSKPPVVKIMDYGKFKYEAAQKAKETRRNQANTVLKEVRFRLKIEAHDYITKLKRAEGFLQAGDKVKAMILFRGREQSRPDQGVRLLRKFAEDVAEFGTVESSPTIDGRNMVMVVAPHKNKSEVKTEQNAQRTANREAARSAARGDSDSEGEPTAAPADQPTSAPAE, from the coding sequence ATCAGCGATCCCCGCACCAACGAGCGCATCCGAGTCCCGGAGGTCCGTCTCGTCGGACCCAACGGCGAGCAGGTCGGCATCGTCCGCATCGAAGCTGCGCTGCGCCTGGCCCAGGAAGCGGACCTCGACCTGGTCGAGGTTGCGCCGAGCTCGAAGCCGCCCGTGGTCAAGATCATGGATTACGGCAAGTTCAAGTACGAGGCCGCTCAGAAGGCCAAAGAGACGCGCCGCAACCAGGCCAACACCGTGCTCAAAGAGGTGCGGTTCCGCCTGAAGATCGAAGCGCACGACTACATAACCAAGCTGAAGCGCGCCGAGGGCTTCCTCCAGGCGGGCGACAAGGTCAAGGCCATGATCCTGTTCCGTGGTCGCGAGCAGTCGCGTCCCGACCAGGGCGTGCGTCTGCTCCGCAAGTTCGCGGAAGACGTCGCCGAGTTCGGCACCGTGGAGTCCAGCCCCACGATCGACGGTCGCAACATGGTCATGGTGGTCGCGCCTCACAAGAACAAGTCCGAGGTCAAGACCGAGCAGAACGCGCAGCGCACGGCGAACCGTGAAGCAGCACGCAGCGCCGCCCGCGGCGACTCGGACTCCGAGGGCGAGCCCACCGCGGCTCCCGCAGACCAGCCCACCTCGGCCCCCGCCGAGTAA
- the hisH gene encoding imidazole glycerol phosphate synthase subunit HisH, which yields MTRKPVVAVLDYGSGNVHSAVKALIEAGADARLTSDRALLLDADGLLVPGVGAYSAVMGALNASRGGEIIDRRLAGGRPVLGICVGMQVMFERGVERGADTPGLGEWPGTVHELEAPVLPHMGWNTVASGDGSRLFQGIEKERFYFVHSYAAQQWSLEVTPPFPEPVLTWCTYGAPFLAAVENGPLSATQFHPEKSGEAGIRLLANWIDGLRTTTV from the coding sequence GTGACGCGCAAGCCCGTCGTCGCGGTCCTCGATTACGGTTCCGGCAACGTCCACTCGGCCGTCAAGGCGCTCATCGAAGCCGGTGCCGACGCCCGACTGACCTCCGACCGCGCGCTTCTCCTCGACGCCGACGGGCTCCTCGTGCCCGGTGTGGGTGCCTACAGCGCGGTGATGGGGGCCTTGAACGCCAGCCGCGGGGGAGAGATCATCGACCGGCGGCTCGCCGGGGGCCGCCCGGTGCTCGGTATCTGCGTCGGCATGCAGGTGATGTTCGAGCGGGGGGTCGAGCGCGGTGCCGACACCCCCGGGCTCGGTGAGTGGCCGGGCACGGTGCACGAGCTCGAAGCGCCCGTACTCCCGCACATGGGTTGGAACACCGTGGCGTCCGGAGACGGGTCGCGCCTGTTCCAGGGCATCGAGAAGGAGCGCTTCTACTTCGTGCACTCGTACGCGGCGCAGCAGTGGTCGCTCGAGGTCACGCCGCCGTTCCCGGAGCCCGTGCTGACGTGGTGCACGTATGGCGCACCGTTTCTCGCGGCGGTCGAGAACGGTCCGCTGTCGGCGACGCAGTTCCACCCCGAGAAGTCGGGCGAAGCCGGCATCCGGCTCCTGGCCAATTGGATCGACGGGCTGCGCACGACTACTGTGTGA
- the pheS gene encoding phenylalanine--tRNA ligase subunit alpha yields the protein MSDAPEITPEAVASAVEAALAAIAAAATTADLKAARSAHTGEQSSLARLNAQMRAVAPEHKAAFGKLVGQARGQVTQALAAREAELAEAETAAQLEAERIDVTALPQRARVGARHPISLLQEQVSDIFVGMGWEIAEGPELEHEWFNFDALNFDVDHPARQMQDTFFVDPVARHLVLRTHTSPVQVRSMLERDLPIYVLCPGRVYRTDEFDATHLPVFTQFEGLVIDKGITMAHLKGTLDHAARVLFGPEAKTRFRANFFPFTEPSAELDLWHPTFKGGARWIEWGGCGMVNPNVLRAAGIDPEEYSGFAFGMGIERTLMFRSDVQDMRDMAEGDVRFSEQFGMVV from the coding sequence GTGTCCGACGCACCCGAGATCACCCCCGAGGCCGTCGCCTCCGCCGTCGAAGCCGCACTCGCGGCCATCGCCGCGGCCGCGACCACGGCCGACCTGAAAGCCGCCCGCTCCGCGCACACGGGGGAGCAATCCTCCCTCGCGCGGCTGAACGCCCAGATGCGCGCCGTCGCCCCCGAGCACAAGGCCGCTTTCGGCAAGCTCGTGGGTCAGGCCCGCGGCCAGGTCACTCAGGCGCTCGCCGCCCGCGAGGCCGAGCTGGCCGAAGCCGAGACCGCCGCCCAGCTCGAGGCCGAGCGCATCGACGTGACGGCGTTGCCGCAGCGCGCGCGCGTGGGGGCACGGCATCCGATCTCGCTCCTGCAGGAGCAGGTGTCGGACATCTTCGTCGGCATGGGATGGGAGATCGCCGAGGGGCCCGAGCTCGAGCACGAGTGGTTCAACTTCGACGCCCTCAACTTCGACGTCGACCACCCGGCGCGCCAGATGCAGGACACGTTCTTCGTCGACCCGGTCGCGCGGCACCTGGTGCTGCGCACGCACACGAGCCCCGTGCAGGTGCGCTCCATGCTCGAGCGCGATCTGCCGATCTACGTGCTGTGCCCCGGCCGCGTGTACCGCACCGATGAGTTCGACGCGACGCACCTGCCGGTGTTCACGCAGTTCGAGGGCCTCGTCATCGACAAGGGCATCACGATGGCCCACCTCAAGGGCACCCTCGACCACGCCGCGCGCGTGCTGTTCGGGCCCGAGGCCAAGACGCGTTTCCGCGCGAACTTCTTCCCGTTCACCGAGCCGAGCGCCGAGCTCGACCTGTGGCACCCCACCTTCAAGGGCGGGGCACGCTGGATCGAGTGGGGCGGGTGCGGAATGGTGAACCCCAATGTGCTGCGCGCCGCCGGCATCGACCCCGAGGAGTACTCGGGCTTCGCCTTCGGCATGGGCATCGAGCGCACGCTCATGTTCCGCAGCGACGTGCAGGACATGCGCGACATGGCCGAGGGCGATGTGCGCTTCAGCGAGCAGTTCGGAATGGTGGTCTGA
- a CDS encoding RNA methyltransferase codes for MLENPRSPRVRAVAKLSKRAARQETGLFLLEGPQAAREALAWAPETVIEMYATPTALEKHGDLREAAEAAGVDLQYTTEAVLDAMADTVTPQGIVAVARQSPTALKDVLAAGPRLIAICEEVRDPGNLGTIIRAADAAGADAVILTGRTVDPYNPKVVRSTTGSLFHLPVAVDLELADVVARVHEAGMRVVAADVEGGDFLASRDMLAEPTAWLFGNEARGLDDEALAHADIALRLPIYGRAESLNLATAASVCLYETAFAQRDR; via the coding sequence GTGCTCGAGAACCCCCGTTCGCCCCGGGTGCGCGCCGTGGCAAAACTCAGCAAGCGCGCCGCCCGTCAAGAGACCGGTCTGTTCCTCCTCGAGGGACCGCAGGCGGCCCGCGAGGCGTTGGCGTGGGCACCCGAGACGGTGATCGAGATGTACGCGACCCCGACAGCGCTCGAAAAGCACGGCGACCTGCGCGAGGCCGCCGAGGCCGCGGGCGTCGACCTGCAGTACACGACCGAAGCGGTCCTGGATGCCATGGCCGACACCGTCACGCCGCAGGGCATCGTCGCCGTGGCCCGCCAGTCGCCGACCGCCCTGAAAGACGTTCTGGCAGCGGGCCCCCGCCTCATCGCCATCTGCGAAGAGGTGCGCGACCCCGGCAACCTCGGCACCATCATCCGCGCGGCCGACGCGGCGGGAGCCGACGCGGTGATCCTGACCGGTCGCACGGTCGACCCGTACAACCCCAAGGTGGTCCGCTCGACCACGGGGTCGCTCTTCCACCTGCCCGTCGCCGTCGACCTCGAGCTGGCCGACGTCGTCGCGCGGGTGCACGAGGCGGGGATGCGGGTGGTGGCCGCCGACGTCGAAGGCGGCGACTTCTTGGCATCCCGCGACATGCTCGCCGAACCCACGGCGTGGCTGTTCGGGAACGAGGCGCGCGGTCTCGACGACGAGGCGTTGGCGCACGCCGACATCGCGTTGCGGTTGCCGATCTACGGGCGTGCCGAGTCGCTCAACCTCGCCACCGCGGCCAGCGTCTGCCTCTACGAGACGGCGTTCGCGCAGCGCGATCGCTGA
- a CDS encoding glutamate ABC transporter substrate-binding protein: MRKTRFLAGASIVAAGLLALTACNSGTPGAAPGAEGGTESTQLWEVASDVSLDGSPTYDRMVAADKVIVGVKEDQPGLGFKDPVSNERGGFDVEIAQWIAASLGFDADQIEYKTIPSANREQELVNGNVDYYVGTYSITDKRKAQIDFAGPYLITGQGLLVAADNEDITGPDDLAGKIVCSVTGSTPLQRIRDEYAPGDTVEYDTYTQCLEQLRAGSVDAVTTDQAILAGYVAQEPDAFKIAGDTFSEERYGVGLPKGDTVLKDHINTLFNDGGDVWTALFEKNLAPAGIKGDQPTADE, encoded by the coding sequence ATGCGTAAGACACGTTTTCTCGCCGGCGCGAGCATCGTCGCCGCCGGCCTTCTGGCCCTGACGGCCTGTAACAGCGGCACCCCGGGCGCGGCTCCCGGCGCCGAGGGCGGCACCGAATCGACTCAGCTGTGGGAGGTCGCCTCCGACGTCTCCCTCGACGGCAGCCCCACCTACGACCGCATGGTCGCCGCCGACAAGGTCATCGTCGGTGTGAAGGAAGACCAGCCCGGTCTCGGCTTCAAGGACCCGGTCAGCAACGAGCGCGGCGGCTTCGACGTCGAGATCGCTCAGTGGATCGCGGCCTCGCTCGGCTTCGACGCGGACCAGATCGAGTACAAGACGATCCCCTCGGCCAACCGCGAGCAGGAGCTCGTGAACGGCAACGTCGACTACTACGTCGGCACCTACTCGATCACCGACAAGCGCAAGGCGCAGATCGACTTCGCCGGCCCCTACCTGATCACCGGTCAGGGCCTGCTCGTCGCCGCCGACAACGAAGACATCACCGGCCCCGACGACCTCGCCGGCAAGATCGTCTGCTCGGTCACCGGTTCGACGCCGCTGCAGCGCATCCGCGACGAGTACGCCCCCGGCGACACCGTCGAGTACGACACCTACACGCAGTGCCTCGAGCAGCTGCGCGCGGGTTCGGTCGACGCGGTGACCACCGACCAGGCGATCCTCGCCGGTTACGTCGCCCAGGAGCCCGACGCGTTCAAGATCGCTGGCGACACCTTCAGCGAGGAGCGCTACGGCGTCGGCCTGCCCAAGGGTGACACCGTCCTGAAGGACCACATCAACACCCTGTTCAACGACGGCGGCGACGTCTGGACGGCGCTGTTCGAGAAGAACCTCGCGCCCGCCGGTATCAAGGGCGACCAGCCCACCGCTGACGAGTGA